Sequence from the Rutidosis leptorrhynchoides isolate AG116_Rl617_1_P2 chromosome 3, CSIRO_AGI_Rlap_v1, whole genome shotgun sequence genome:
GCAATTTGACATTTATGTAGATACATAATCGACCTTTAACTTTAGTTTAACTCAAATTTTGATTATAGGTGTGCCCATAGATGAAGAAGAAGGATTCAAGTACTTTTTCCGGGTCTCAAAGAAGACGTTTGAGTACATATGTTCTATTGTAAGAGAGGATCTCATTTCACGTCCTCCTTCGGGACTTATTAACATCGAGGGACGACTTCTTAGTGTCGAGAAACAAGTTGCAATTGCTTTAAGAAGATTAGCATCTGGCGAATCACAAGTTTTAGTAGGATCTTCATTTGGAGTTGGGCAATCAACGGTTTCTCAAGTCACTTGGCGGTTTATAGAAGCCATGGAAGAGTGTGGTAGACACCATCTCAAATGGCCCGATCATGATAACTTACAGAAAATAAAATCAAATTTCGAATCTTTATTTAAGTTACCTAATTGTTGTGGAGCCATTGATGCGACCCACATAGTTATGACCCTACCCGCAGTGCAAACTTCAGACGATTGGTGCGATCAAGTTAAAAATTATAGTATGTTAGTACAAGGTATCGTTGATGATAAATCTAGGTTTCTTGATATTGTAACAGGTTGGCCCGGTGGGTTGACTATCCCAAAACTTCTAAAATTTTCGGGCTTTTACAAACTTTGTGAAGATGGTGAGCGTTTAGATGGAAACCCGAAAGCGTTTTCGGGTGAATCGGAGATTAGAGAATATATAGTGGGTGGGGTTAACTATCCGCTTTTACCATGGTTGATAACGCCGTACAATGAAAGTGATGAGGTGGCGGGTTTTAATAAGGTTCATGAAGGTGCAAGATCGCTTGCGGTGAAAGCTTTTTCGCAAGTTAAAGGAAGATGGAGGATTCTTAATAAGGTTATGTGGAGACCCGATAAAAAGAAACTTCCTAGCATTATTGTGGTATGTTGTTTGCTTCATAATATAATAATTGATTGTGGTGATGTTATAAATTCGGATGATTGTTTGTTAAGCCATCATGATTCGGGGTATGTTGAGCAACGGTGTAACCATGTTGATCCTATAGGGAGAAAGATGAGAGAAAACTTGGTTTCACACTTGGAGCACTCTAAGTGAAAAGAGTGATTGTGCATTGTATGTGGTACAAAGTAATGCAGTAGTTTCGTTCttgataattttttatttttttgaaaagcttGGTCTTGATAATTTAATGTGATTGTGCATTGTGTGTGTGGATCCATGGAAAACTAAGGACAGGAGAGAAAGAACTCACATGCACCTAGCTTATGCACGTGTGATCATATCACATATTGAACTTATTGATAATCGATTGTTTGCTTTTTAAAAAAATAGGCTTGCAAAATATTCCAAATAGACTCGGTACAAATTGAGTTGAGCACGTGTATTAAAATATTCGGCTCCAAACCTCGCGAGCTTTGTTAAGCTTGTGATCTTTTTATCTTTTTacccttattactattactatgttTATTTACCACCTTAAAAGTGCACTTTATAATAAAATTCGAGTCGGGTAGAACAAGTATATATTCAGTCCGTTACTATTACATTAAtttacattaaatattatattattttattattaataataattttggttaCGTTAATAGCCGAGCTCGAGCTTAAAATTACAAGCTAAATCGATCTCGACTCGAATTTTTACCTCTCCAAACATCGTAAAGAGCTTGATTTATCATATTGCGTGCGTCAAAAACTATACAAGCATATGCAAAGATGTAAAAGATACAATCAATGAAAAAAAGACGCAAATACATGTGCCCGAAGATATTACAGttcatcattaagattattattataaggtaGCAAGCAGTatgcacaaatatatatatatacacatagtgACGAAAATGAAAAAATAAAAGTGAATGTGGAGAGCTGGTGTGTGTGTTTTGTTAACTTTGCATCGAGCAACTTTCCCCATCATCAATTTTTGATTGAACCGCGGCGGAGGGTTGAAGAAAACGTAGTTTGATACAGTCGAAAATCTACTTTA
This genomic interval carries:
- the LOC139902989 gene encoding protein ANTAGONIST OF LIKE HETEROCHROMATIN PROTEIN 1-like, producing the protein MAPKKSNHEFSPKNIKIQKDPKMKIKKKKTSSSSNTAAATASVSGSENRGVDSEWWISFWEKNASAPGVPIDEEEGFKYFFRVSKKTFEYICSIVREDLISRPPSGLINIEGRLLSVEKQVAIALRRLASGESQVLVGSSFGVGQSTVSQVTWRFIEAMEECGRHHLKWPDHDNLQKIKSNFESLFKLPNCCGAIDATHIVMTLPAVQTSDDWCDQVKNYSMLVQGIVDDKSRFLDIVTGWPGGLTIPKLLKFSGFYKLCEDGERLDGNPKAFSGESEIREYIVGGVNYPLLPWLITPYNESDEVAGFNKVHEGARSLAVKAFSQVKGRWRILNKVMWRPDKKKLPSIIVVCCLLHNIIIDCGDVINSDDCLLSHHDSGYVEQRCNHVDPIGRKMRENLVSHLEHSK